A single Arachnia propionica DNA region contains:
- a CDS encoding TetR/AcrR family transcriptional regulator, producing MPDTTPPRWIALSWQLRESTPVTDGLSIARIVQAGIEIADEHGLGGLSLRKLGEHLGAGTMAAYRHMRSKEELIHLMVDVAFGQPPEGIIEATDWRTGVRLWAGGMAERYRQHSWLLDAPLVAMSMTPNRLLWLEHILRPLGETGLDIQHLLDAALFVDGHVRHVAYLRRELRARTSSSPQVMPPWLSALLDDDSFPMARRVFAAGLLEDGDEQDMEHGLDWIIAGIEANSPRPGENGGNRKGRGHGAAEARSGVV from the coding sequence ATGCCCGATACGACACCACCTCGCTGGATTGCCCTGTCCTGGCAGCTTCGCGAGTCAACCCCCGTCACGGATGGACTCAGCATCGCTCGCATCGTCCAGGCGGGAATCGAGATCGCGGATGAGCACGGCTTGGGGGGGCTTTCCCTGCGCAAGCTCGGTGAACACCTCGGAGCGGGCACGATGGCCGCCTACCGGCACATGCGGTCCAAGGAGGAGCTGATTCACCTCATGGTCGATGTGGCATTCGGCCAGCCACCCGAGGGGATCATCGAGGCGACGGATTGGCGTACCGGCGTCAGGCTGTGGGCCGGCGGGATGGCGGAACGCTATCGCCAGCACTCATGGCTTCTTGACGCCCCCCTGGTGGCGATGTCGATGACCCCGAATCGACTGCTCTGGCTCGAACACATCCTGCGACCGCTCGGTGAGACCGGATTGGACATCCAGCATCTGCTCGACGCGGCATTGTTCGTCGATGGGCACGTCCGTCACGTCGCCTACCTGCGACGAGAGCTTCGCGCACGGACATCATCGTCCCCGCAGGTGATGCCCCCCTGGCTTTCCGCGCTGCTGGATGACGACTCTTTCCCAATGGCACGTCGCGTTTTCGCGGCCGGTCTGCTGGAGGACGGTGATGAGCAGGACATGGAGCACGGTCTCGACTGGATCATCGCAGGAATCGAAGCAAACAGCCCCAGGCCTGGCGAAAATGGCGGCAACAGGAAAGGTCGCGGCCACGGGGCAGCCGAGGCGCGTTCTGGCGTCGTGTAA